AAGAACTCCAACACGCGCAACGGCGCGTCGCTGTAGTTGAAGACGTGATGCCAGGTATCGCGGCGGAAGAAGGCCGTTGTGCCCGCCGGGACGCGGTGCACCTCACCTGTCTCAGGGTTGGCGATCACCATCACCCCGCTCAACACGTGATAGGTGACATCGGCGCCGAAGATGGTGCGATAGTTGTCACTGTGGCGGAACCAGCCGCGCGGCGGCAAGCCAAACACTAGGGAATGGATCTTGTCGCTGGAGACGTAGATCCAGTCCGCCACTTCGCCGCTTTCCCTGTCACCCCACAGGTGGCGCACGGCAGAGGCGTAAGGGATCGCCGCGGCGCGTTCGAATGTTGGGCGCGGCGAGGGCGTATATCCCGTGCGCCCATTGCCGGCCGATGAAGCGGCGCGCGTTGTGTCGTGTTGTTCCATGGTTATCAGTTCCGGATCATCGAGTCAACGAACAGATCAGCGCATCACCACGCTCATCAGTGAAGCGTTGAAGGCGTCTTGCCGCGCGTTCGGACGGCTGTCGAGCTGGAACTTAAAGCGGTCACCGCGATAGACGGCTTTGAAAGTCTCCACCGGCCGGTCCGCCTCGTCGTACGTCACGCCTTGCAACAAGATCATGGGCATGCCGGCCTGAATGCCGAACAGCTCGCTCTCATAGTCGTTGGCCATCACGGCTTCTAGCGTGTGCTGCGCGCCGCTCAGCCGCACGCCATACACATCGCGCATGAGCTGATAGAGCGAACAACGCGCCATGTCAGCCTGTTCGAGGCCGGGGAACAAGCCATGCGGCACATGCACGGTTTCGAGCAACACGGGCACGGCGTTCGACAACCGCAGCCGGACGATCTTGATCACCGCCTCGCCCTCGACCAGGCCCAATTGAGCCGCGATTCGTGAGGATGCCGGCACGACGGCCTGCTCGATCACGCGCGACGCCGCCGCTGCACCACGCTGCATCATCGCCTCGGTAAACCCAAGCGCATGCAGCGGATCGTAAGCCAGCTTTGGCTCGGCCACGAACGTGCCCACGCCTTGCTGTGCGACCAGCACATCTTCGCGGATGAGGTATTGCAGTGCCTGACGGACGGTCATCCGGCTGATGCCGTATTGCTCGCTTAGCTCACGCTCGCTCGGCAACTGTTGGCCGGGCCGGTATTCGCCGGCCCGGATACGGTCACGGATTTCTTCGACGAGCTGGTAGTAGAGCGGAATCGGGCTATCCTTGTCGAGCATAGCGCGCCGCGCCTCCTGCAATCAGTCTTCGGTCCGCGTCGGATCGTGGATCGTCGCCCTCGGCGTGTCCACTTCCTCGAGCTGAACCGGCGGGAAGGTGCTTTCGATGGTCTGCGCAATGCCGGTGCGACCGGCTTCTTCGGCCTTCAACATGATTTCGAGCACATGATACCCATGCTCCGGCGTGATGACGTCCGGCGTGCCACAGACGATGGCCTGCACCAAGTGCCGCAGCCCATCCGTCCACGGCCAGTTCGGGTCGAGGTCGGGATGGAGCTCCCAGTAGCCGTTGCAATTGCGATACAACTCGTAGCCCTGCGGATGCCAGTCATCCCCGAGCATCTGGATCGTGCCTTCGCTGCCGTAGATCTCGATGCCGGCCACGCGATAGGCCTGGATGGTAAAGCCGGTGGTGATCACGCCGTATACAGCGTTGCCGAAATCGAGACAGATGTGCGCATTGTCCACGACCTCGACCTTCGTCATCTCGCCATCTACGACGCGCTCGGGGATGGCCGTGCCGGCCAGTGCCGTGACGCGCTTGGCCGGACCGAGCAGCGCCGTGAGGCTGGTCACGTTGTATACGCCGAGGTCGAATAGCGCGCCGCCGCCGGGCTTGTAGAACCACTGGCCCCAGTTCGGCCCGGCCCAGCCGTAGAACGCGCGCGCCAGATACGGCCGGCCGATGTCACCTTGGTCAATGTGTCGCTTGATCGCCTTGAACGTCGAACTCAACACGACGTGCGGCGCGGGGTGCAGGATGCCTTTGCTCTTCTTGGCGATTGCGAGCAACTCTTTGCCCTCGGCCAGCGTCGTCGCCATCGGCTTCTCTACCAGCACGTGCTTGTCGGCCAGCAGCGCTGCCTTGGCGATCTCGGCGTGCACCTGCATCGAAGTCGTCACCAGCACCAAGTCCACCTTGGTGCTCTCGACGACGGCGCGGTAATCGCGCACGAACTCTGACTGCGGCCACAGCCGTTGTGCCGTCCGAGCGCCTTCAGGCGTCACGTCACAGGTCATGGTGACTTCGACCGGCAGGCCGAGGTTCTGGATGCGCCGGATTTGGTTGGTGTACGGCCCGCGCATCACGCTGCCGCAGCCGACGATTCCAATGCGAACGGTCTTGTGGTTGGTCATGATGTTTACCGATGTTCTTTTTGTGCGGCACGAGCGACGCGCTCCTGCCAAGCCGTTTGCTGTTGTCTGAGCCAATAAAAATCACGCGGCACAGCGCGACGGGTTGGTGGCATGCCGTAGGCCAGGATATAAGCCCGGCGCGGCCCATCCGAGAGGTTCGGGCCGGTGTAATGCAGGGTGCGGCAATGGTGAATGGTCGCGCCGCCCGCCGGCAACGGGCACGGCATACCCTGCGCCATCGCCCGCTCGGGTTCATCCACTTCCAGCCCGACCACCTTCGGATCGTGGCCGATCGGATGGTGCGGTAGCACGTCTTGTTTGTGGCTGCCGGGCACGAACCACATGCAGCCGTTCTCGATCGTCGCCTCTTGCAGCGGAATCCAGATGCTGACTTCTTCGTAGCGCATGCCGCCGTCGTTGTAGGCCTCGTCCTGATGCCAGGGCGTGGCCGCGCCGCTGCGCGGTGGCTTGCGGATGGCGTGGTCGAAGCGAAAGGTCGTCTCGGGGCCGAGCAGTTGCCGGGCGACGGCTTCGGCATTGGCGCGCAACAGCGTGTCGGCCAGTTGCGGCGCATACTTGGATGGATTGAGGATCTGCGGCAGTGTGTGCATTGCGCTATCCTCGTCATGGGACGTTAGATCGAGATGGTCGCCCGATTCGCGGCCGGCCCTGACCTCGAACAACCAGTCGTAGATGTCGCACAGGTGCGCCACCTCTTCGGCCGTCGTCAGCGCCGGAAGAGACAGATATCCCTCGCGATGAAAGAACGCAATCTGTTCCTCGGTCAGTTGGATGGTTGGTGATTTCATAGTTCAGTTCACGATGTGAGATGCAGTGTGAGCAAAACGTAAGACGCAGGACGCAAGACGTAGGACGCAAAACGCCTCATCCCTTCAACCCCGTCAACTTGATGCCCTCCAGGAAGTAGCGCTGGGTGAAGAAGAAGACCACGATCAGCGGCAGCGTGGTGATGGTGGACGCTGCCATCATCAGCGCCCATTCGGTCGTGCGTTGGGCGCGAAAGGCGTACAAGCCCAGCGACAACGGATAGAGCGTGTTGTCGCTCAAGTAGATCAGCGGGCCGAGGAAGTCGTTCCACGTGCCCAGGAAGGTGAACACGGCCACCACCATCAACGCCGGCTTCACCAGTGGCAGCATCACCTGCCAAAAGGTCCGAAAGTGGCCGGCGCCGTCCACGCGCGCTGCGTCGGCCAATTCGTTCGGCAACCCCAGGAAGAACTGGCGCATCATGAAGATGAAGAACGCGTTGCCCAGGAAGGCCGGCAGGATCAAGGGCGTGTAGTTGCCGATCAAGCCGAAGTTCTTGAACAGGATATAGGTCGGGATGAACGTGACGATGAACGGGATCATCAGCGTGGCGACCGTGATGTAGAAGAGCGCGTCGCGAAACGGAAAGCGCAACCGCGCGAAGCCGTAGCCCACCGCCGCGCACGAGATGACCGTGCCGATCGTCACGCTGATCGAGTAAAACACGCTGTTGCCAAGAAAGCGCAGGAACGGGAAGTTCGGGTAGGTCAGCGCGTCCGAGTAGTTCTCCCAGCGCGGCGGATCGGGCAGCCACTGGATAGGGATGGTGAAGATCTGCTGGTTGGTCTTCAACGACGACACGATCATCCAGTAGAACGGCACCATGAACGCAATGGAGAAGGCGATGAGCACAGTATGCGCGACGATGTTCTTGATGAGCCGGCGCCTGCTGCGCCGTGCCCTGGCTGCACTCACAGCGGCGATTGGCTGGGCCGCGCGCGGGGGTGCAATCGGTTGAGCCGCTTGATCCATCAACTCATCTCCCTTAGTTCTTCAGCTCGCCCTCGTAGAACACCCAGCGCGTGGCACTGCGGAAGATCAGCAGCGTGATGAGCAGCACGGCGATGAACAGCACCACGGCCAGCGCTGAGGCATAGCCCATGTTGAAGTAACGGAAAGCGCTGCGGTATAGGTGTATGAAGTACATCAGCAGCGATTCTTGCGGTCGGCCGGTTGTCCCGCCGATCACCATCGCGCTGGTGAACACCTGGAACGAGGCGATCACGCCGGTGACCAGGTTGTAGAGGATTACGGGCGAGAGCAACGGGATAGTGATGCGCCAGAAGCGCTGCCAGGTGTTGGCGCCGTCAATCGAGGCGGCCTCCAGCAGCTCGGCCGGGATATCTTTCAGGCCGGCCAGGAAGATCAGCGAGCCGGCGCCCACGCCCCACAGGCTGAGCAGAACCAGGCCGGGCTTCGACCAGTTGGGGTCGGTGAACCAGGCCGGCCCTTGGATGCCGAAGAAGGCCAGGATACCGTTGATCAACCC
The window above is part of the Candidatus Roseilinea sp. genome. Proteins encoded here:
- the yvoA gene encoding HTH-type transcriptional repressor YvoA, producing MLDKDSPIPLYYQLVEEIRDRIRAGEYRPGQQLPSERELSEQYGISRMTVRQALQYLIREDVLVAQQGVGTFVAEPKLAYDPLHALGFTEAMMQRGAAAASRVIEQAVVPASSRIAAQLGLVEGEAVIKIVRLRLSNAVPVLLETVHVPHGLFPGLEQADMARCSLYQLMRDVYGVRLSGAQHTLEAVMANDYESELFGIQAGMPMILLQGVTYDEADRPVETFKAVYRGDRFKFQLDSRPNARQDAFNASLMSVVMR
- a CDS encoding oxidoreductase gives rise to the protein MTNHKTVRIGIVGCGSVMRGPYTNQIRRIQNLGLPVEVTMTCDVTPEGARTAQRLWPQSEFVRDYRAVVESTKVDLVLVTTSMQVHAEIAKAALLADKHVLVEKPMATTLAEGKELLAIAKKSKGILHPAPHVVLSSTFKAIKRHIDQGDIGRPYLARAFYGWAGPNWGQWFYKPGGGALFDLGVYNVTSLTALLGPAKRVTALAGTAIPERVVDGEMTKVEVVDNAHICLDFGNAVYGVITTGFTIQAYRVAGIEIYGSEGTIQMLGDDWHPQGYELYRNCNGYWELHPDLDPNWPWTDGLRHLVQAIVCGTPDVITPEHGYHVLEIMLKAEEAGRTGIAQTIESTFPPVQLEEVDTPRATIHDPTRTED
- a CDS encoding SnoK protein gives rise to the protein MKSPTIQLTEEQIAFFHREGYLSLPALTTAEEVAHLCDIYDWLFEVRAGRESGDHLDLTSHDEDSAMHTLPQILNPSKYAPQLADTLLRANAEAVARQLLGPETTFRFDHAIRKPPRSGAATPWHQDEAYNDGGMRYEEVSIWIPLQEATIENGCMWFVPGSHKQDVLPHHPIGHDPKVVGLEVDEPERAMAQGMPCPLPAGGATIHHCRTLHYTGPNLSDGPRRAYILAYGMPPTRRAVPRDFYWLRQQQTAWQERVARAAQKEHR
- a CDS encoding sugar ABC transporter permease; translation: MDQAAQPIAPPRAAQPIAAVSAARARRSRRRLIKNIVAHTVLIAFSIAFMVPFYWMIVSSLKTNQQIFTIPIQWLPDPPRWENYSDALTYPNFPFLRFLGNSVFYSISVTIGTVISCAAVGYGFARLRFPFRDALFYITVATLMIPFIVTFIPTYILFKNFGLIGNYTPLILPAFLGNAFFIFMMRQFFLGLPNELADAARVDGAGHFRTFWQVMLPLVKPALMVVAVFTFLGTWNDFLGPLIYLSDNTLYPLSLGLYAFRAQRTTEWALMMAASTITTLPLIVVFFFTQRYFLEGIKLTGLKG
- a CDS encoding sugar ABC transporter permease translates to MAKIALPRPKGSRSSKLRRHEAIAGFAFVLPWVISLLVFTAYPVLASFYYSFTQYSIVQAPKWVGLDNYATMFTADPAFKVSVYNSAYYAFLAVPLGLLSSLGLALLLNMRVRFIGGYRTLFYLASLTPPVAGTIIFIIMFQPRGGLINGILAFFGIQGPAWFTDPNWSKPGLVLLSLWGVGAGSLIFLAGLKDIPAELLEAASIDGANTWQRFWRITIPLLSPVILYNLVTGVIASFQVFTSAMVIGGTTGRPQESLLMYFIHLYRSAFRYFNMGYASALAVVLFIAVLLITLLIFRSATRWVFYEGELKN